The Engystomops pustulosus chromosome 3, aEngPut4.maternal, whole genome shotgun sequence region TTTTATGGgggacaagtcctctttaaagatAACTCCTCGGAAAACTTTATTCATCCTGCACCAGTAGAGAAATCTTCCAAACTTTATTGAGGGAAAACTTACATAGAACACTGTAAATGTACAAAGCTATGTGTTACTATGTGCTACATGCTACTTACCTAATTTGTTATTTAATTATTTCTAATGTAAATGACCAGGTTCTTATAACTGCTTATTAGATGTAACCAGTTAGGTAAAATCAGGACAAATAACTACATGGCCCAATGTGTCAGTCTAATGGGAAATGACAGCTCATTTTTCTATAACAGGCAGGATGACATAATGCAAATGGAACAGTTCCGATAATAAAATTTTATTAGTCTCTGATCAGCTACTATATCAAAGGTATTATCCAATCACTATCTaagatttaaaaaatacataagaGAACAGATTACTTTAAGAGGTTCCTTTAAATTATTacatgataaataaataaataattgaatgaATACATCAtgcaaaatatatttgaaaaattaTTAGAAATTGGGTGAAGACTTTATTGTTGTGATTCACTGTTCCTGCTCCCCTCAGCATAGAGTTTCTTTGTGATCTGTCACCTCAGAGAACACACTAGCAAAATAGAATTCAGCTGTAATTTCAgagacaaaatattaaaaatgagtTACAGAAAAAGAACCAAAGTAAATGGAGATAGAAGCAATTTGATCtgtttatatatatgttttattttgtattcacTCTGTCCTTGTGGTGCTGGTGTACTTCTTTACCAGCAGCCTTGATTGATCTATACTACTCTCATGTGTCTCCTGTGAGCTCTGACTTCATTCACTAACAGTTAATCTGCTATGATTGGCCTATTGTATCTCATGTAAGGTTCTGTGGATCACCAATCTTTGCTGCTATAGTATTGTACTTAGTAAGATGCTCTGTTTATTCTGTCTTCTGCTTTTTAgtgcctagtgattttgtacaGCATTGTCCACTTGGTACTTACCTGTATTTGGTGACCATCCCTCTCTGTTTGCCTTTGTCTCTGCACTTTAGTGAAGGAAGGATCATCATCTTGTTTACTTAGACCGGACATTTAGGTAGGAACAGCTGTAAAGGGGTTAATTCTTATGCCTCACCATCCTTGTCTGTTTATTCCCAAAACCTGCATTACAAAAATTTTGTGACATTATTATGAAATAATGTGAAAAAAAGACGACAGACCACAATTGACAAAACAAAACCTAGATATCTGCATATTGACATGCAAAGGAACGAAAGCACAACAAttaatatatcatataatatatatcatataataacATAATATCTATGCAGCATATTGCCTTCATACTTTTTGGCTAAGCAAATATTAATACCGGTATATCACTTTATGATCACATAATGTCTATGGAGAAACATAGTCTTACTTTTGAGCTCAGCAAATAAAAGTAGAGCATTGTAATTAGTCATGGCCAGTGGGTAACTCCTGGCCCCCTTCCTCTTCATGGGTCTCAAGTCAATGTCTGCATTACTCAGAACATGTGACCAACTGCTCCCACGtggaaaaagtgattaaaagggccCTAGCAAATTGTTCGGAGTCCAAAGTGATAAAAGGCTCCTTCGTCTACAGGAAGGTGCCTGATCATTAACAGTTTCTATCCTTTTAATGTCTGTTTTTCTATCTTTTTAATGTCTGTACTTGACCTGTGCATCACCTGAACTCTGCCTTCCCAAAGCTAATCTCATCCCTGACCATTCTCTGCTTGACCCCATAGTGTTTCCAAGTGGTAGTGCTTTAATGACTACGAATCCCCAAAGACAAATCAATACTGACAGTATACTTACAGTTCATGTGAAGTATTCTAAATAATGCAATTGATAAAAATGTATGCATGTATCATTTAGTAATAGCACTAATATACAGCAAGTACAAACACCACAAATTTGTTTTAGAGAATTTGTTTGGAGATTGGAATAGTATAATTCTATATATTTTGCTGGcacaaacatatataaaaatataaacaattggATGTAGTTATTGAAACCccacaaaaaaattgtgtttttagttGTTTAGGCATTCCTGTCATAGGGAAGATGCGTAaacttatttttaataaatacggTAAACAGTGATGTGTGGGAAGCTCCATATCGGACGAATGGTAAATTAGTTACTGAtggcaattttttattttttctccttCAGTATTAGGCCCAACTTCACTATGTTAATACATCGGAGTCATacatatgttttaaaaaaaattacagaaaacaCTGAATTGTTGTTATGCATTCGTGGTTAATAGGAGCAGCTCTCATTTTATATGAGGATATAAGAATGTATGACTAAAACATCTTGGCCCTAataatgccaaaaaaaaaaattatttaaagtaATTTCCGTTCGAGTGGCTACTTATAAGGGAGGGGGGATGAAAAGGAATATCTTGTGAGATATTCCACTATAACACTGTCAAACAACAGTCGTTGGTTACGTTGGTTACACAGCCTCGTATTAGTATACCAGCATAATAAACAAGATataaagcatcataataacatttTCTTACAGATTATTCATATCTACTGAATATCTACTTTGTACTTTCCACTAAAGCTGGAGTTTGTGTCCAATGGCAGGAATCGGTAAGTATATGAAAGGAGGCAAAGTCGATAAATCTATTTGTAAATTACCAGTCCTCTCAACATTTTGTAAGAAGGAAGCTGTAAAGTAGTATGGCTTGCTGTCTGTGTATACGGGACTAGGAGGACTTTACCTCCATCAAGAGCACTTAAGCAGGGCTGCATTTACACAGTGTTATTGGACTACGAAAAAGATTATGTGGCTGATGCCAACAACTCTTCATACATGGTTGCAGTGAGCCCACCACATATAGAAACACTTTGATCTGTTCCCAATTGTAGGCAATTGTCTGGTCATTAAAGAGTGATAAGTGCACAAGTAATAGAGCCTTTTGACCTAGGTGACAAGTAGTACTAGTAAGCATATAAAACATTGACATAGAGAATGAAACAATTTACTACTAACATTGCTAGCCTTTATGTACAAGGGGTATAATGAAATATGGAAATATAGCTTATAatacaaaattatttttattttatgatttgagTGCTCTACACAAAGGATACTCCAAAGTAGCACAATTGTATCCTGCTGTCCTACTTGAACAGACAAATATACATTGTCATATATATTGGAATATAGTTACTAAAGGGTTACTAAAGTTATttctttttaaatagccctcATTATAATCATTGAGtgaagaaagaaaataaaaagttcaAGCCACATATTATGCAGAATAATTATATCATTAAGTTCTTTTTTGCCGGAAGGTTTTTCATGAAAAAGATAACTAAGTATCATTTGAATTGTTGTGTTGATGTTAGCGATAAATGAGAGGATTTAAGCATCTACTGTCTTAAACAAAGCAAATTGATTACTATAAGCTTCTTCTCAGAACCATCCAAGTCTGCAACATGCTTATTAACATTGCTGCAGGATATGAAGGAGTTAACCTCTTGTACCTACTCATAACATGGCATTATGCTCACTTTACTACCATCTGGTATTTAGTGATAATATCGGAACAAAAAGAAAATAGATGTGACAAGAGATAAACTGAGTACTTTGAAACACGCTTTATTGCAACAGATAATTAAAAATAGTACATCTGTGAGAATTGAAAAGTGCATATAAGAACTATTGAGAAATCACGACCCAAGCAAATAATTTACAATTTCAACTAAAAGTTTTATTAAACAACTCCAAATTAACATTAGTATTCACCATAACTGTGTGTGGTATTTACAGTCTTCGGCTCCTGTGGTAAAGGCTTTGTTTTGGGAATTAAGGAGTAGGAAAATAAAGGACCAAATGATAAGGATAGATCGTTGGAGGCTAACAAGATGTGAAGGTTTTCCAGAAGAAGTTCTTGCATCCAGCTTTGCGTTCTCTGGGTGCCAGAGCAGGACTGGAGTTTGCGGACCTTTCAAGTTCCAATCTTACTTCATCTTGCTCAGCTCTGGGCAGGTCATCTGATTCCAAGGCTTCATTTTCTGTCTGTGATGGTTCTGATAGCAACTCTGCCAAAAAGTATTTGGCCAACTCCTACAAGAATAAAATTGCAAGTGTATCATTTAAGCTGTATTAATGCATTGATATTCTGTTCTCAGATCTTATGTGATTACATCTACAAATAACCAAAATTTCCAATAACATTACAGAAGACACAACTTGCTACCTGCTGTCTAAATCTCAAGAGCTCTCCATGGAGCTGAAACTATTTCTCTTTCAACCTTATTTTAAGCGTTTTACATCACAAAACCTTGTACCACATTTTTAACACAAGATTGAGGAACAGAAATTATTCATGCTAGAGATTAGATTTTTGTGCAGGATATTGAATAGAGAGGGCAATGCATGAAGAgctataaaagttgatattgatCACTTTGCTATCAGCACCTTAGTTAGCATGTTATAGTCAGCACCTAGGACAGCTCTGGTATTTCAGAACCTTAGATAGCTACTGTAGGTTTTCTCAGCATGTTAGACTGTTCACATTCAGCGCAGACTCATGAACTTGTCATAGATTCTTTCATCAATTCTACCTTACTATCCTAGTTTGCTTTGCACGTTACTTAGCAGCATGGTAAGGCTAATACAGTCTAAAAAATATTTCTCAGAATACTGTTAAGTATTTTCTGAGCAGATCAAGTAGGGGTATCTATGCATACCTGTATTTTTGCAAAATTGTCATATATCTaagcataatatatatagtaaCAGTTGCATTTGATCTCCTATTACACAGCAAAGTTTGTTTCCATATAAAAAAGGTGAATGTAAAAACTCATTCTACAGAAAGTCAGAAAGGCAGGAGATTCCTTACCTGTTTGCCTGCTGCAGCAAGTGATTTTTGCAGGAATTGGCGAAGTCTCGGATCTGTAGGTGCAGCTGAGATAGAGCTCACAGCCAAGGCCAGGGAAAGCAGGGTCAGGGCACAGCGCACTCGGCAGGACTGCATGTCTTCAGGAACTTCACTAAGCTGATTGCAGAGACAGGGCTATGAGAACCTGCTGTGTCGACTTCTTCTGCTTCTGCTCCTGGGATCTCCTAAGCCCCCTTTTAAATTCTCACTGTGACGTCAGTGAAGGAaaagctccctcctccccctcttccCTGAGATAACCACCACTTTTACGCACCATTACCCAAAGTAGATAAATCACTAGAACCACCCAGATGAAAGAGAACCTGAAAGggatttttgtgatttttctttttctatagTGTAAAGTGTATACAGCTTACTTAACCTTAAACCATGTTTTAAACATTAAAGACTGCTCCAGGTTATTTAACCCACTAAATGCCTGTGTCAATGTCTTGTATGAATCAACAGTATGTCATGTTGTTTTCCTCTGTGACTGCTGGTGGCAACCTGATTACCAGTTTTCCTTGGGAACATTACCTATTAAGGATATGCCGACATAATTTTTATAACCTTGTAATGTCAGAATGATTTAAACAGTTTCTATATTTGTTTAATAAGTAACATCGATCTAATATTAAGTCAGCATGAAATCTCTCTGAGTGAATCTAGTTTATATACTGATGATGTTAGAGTTATGGACTTTTGTATTTTcaagttattattattttggaTAATATAACATTTTCGTAGGTATCCAAAGAAAtagattttacatattttatgtgCACTTTAATGCTTGGAGGCATTTTGTCCTGGaatcatattattttatttctgaaaatgcatataatacatagaaagaaagacaaatggatagatagaaagaagcTTGAAGAAGGTTTAACAACTAAACTTTGCATCCAGCCATGGAATCAACTTTCACTTTACTTTTAGAGTGCTGCCACTTTTGAGGATTTAGATACTTATGGTTCGGGTCAGGAACCACATGGCTTAGCACCATTCCTTAATTGGGTTTATTCTGTACTGCTCTGGATTTTCTCtgtttggatagatagatagatagatagatagatagatagacagacagatatagtTACAATAACAGGGTGCAAAAGGGTGTGGCCAAACAGGCTAAACAttaaagctagatagataatgaGAGAAAGGTTTACATTACAGAGATGAAAAGTGAGACAAATAGATTATACAGGCAAAATATTCCAATCACAAAATTGGTAGATAATTTGAAAACATGTTTAGACTAATATATTCCAAGAGAAAGAGAACCAAAGAGAGCtttatgagagatagatagaaaaaaataataactatatagtattCCATCACCACATATTTATTTCTAGTTTATACATCTCTGTAGGCCAAAGAGCTCAGACAAATAAAACCATCAAGGTCGCTGGGCTGTATAATTTTAAGATTAGGGAAATGTTTTCAACTGCATGTCTGGAGTGGCCATAGCACACACCTGGCCATCCACCATAAATCCTGTCCACCAGCCTTCATCTAATCCTCCACTGCATTTGTCCCATAGCGCACATACCTTCATCACTACACCTGGGGTATGTGTTTCCCGTAGCAGCTGACACTGTCATTTAATGACTCCCTGCTGATAAGATTATCATTTTATTTTCCACTAAGGGCTTGTTATCCATTGTTGACTTTTAGCAAGCATCTAATGGCTAAATAAATATAATGTGCTCCTGAGAGCGTGCTCTTCTTTATGCAGTTTATATTGCAGGAAGGCTTGTAATTAGCAAATGTGTCACATGTATTTGTTCTTTTCATTGTGCTTAagccaccatgtagtgtaagtgCATCCTCAGTACACATGCTGATTTTCCCCTATGGGAGTCACAATGAAGTCAGTGACCAGCATCAAAAAAATTACCCCACATTAATGAAGCTAAAGGGTGAGCCACTGTTTATATCATGTACTCATTTACTTCAATGTAGATGCCTGTCCCCCTGCAGATGCCATCTCATTAATATGCTAGCAGGCCTGCTGTTTAGAGGTtacatgtgcagtgtgtgcttagAGGGCATCAATCCTCAAGTACTGAAAAGACACACATATCTAATCCTCCTTATAGCAGGAAAGTGTCATTTTGCAATGTTAAATGTAGACGAGATCTACATGTAATGCACATCAGAAGTACAGAACTACAGGATCTGGGTCTGATCGCTGGGTGTTCAACTGCAAGCCCTAGAGTGCGaggaaatccaaactttacaagaCCTCTCTAAAAGTCTTATAAAGGTCACTGGAGTACAGAAAAGCTTGCCCAGCATTCCATTGAAATTTATAGGACCTTTGACCCAAGACAGCAAATCCTAAAAGCACTATTCACTATAGAAAAGATCTGTGGAATTTTGGTCCCCCATAGACATtggatatacattttttttataacaaaccCCCATTTAAAGAGGTTACAACCTTAGCATCCTACATGGGCTGCTACACAATCGTTCTATCCCCTACAGTTACTGAGATAtctgtcccagtatctgaccattattatCTTCTGCaccgtcagagaggaggtgctggagcgtAGGATTGGAAGTGTGTTATGCTAAACTTCTCTGACACTGCCAAGTGAGCAACATCCAAGCAGGTGCTTAAGCGGAGGAGGAGGTGTTATGATAAAATTCTCTAACACTGAAACAGAGAGATTATAATAACCCATCCCCTGCTCAAGCACCTCATCACTGACAGAATAGAGGataataatggtcagatactcgGACTGATATCTCAGTAACTGTGTGGGCTAGAAAGTCAATTCAAAATGCTCCTGAATCCATGaagcacatgtgtgaggtggtgaaatgtcctctttaacAAAAAAGCAATCCATATGGACCATATGTGTAATTTAAAAATGGCATGCTATACATAAATAGGTGCAACTGAAAGCAGTGTGGTAGCCCTCTTCATATTCAAGATATAGCCAGACatgagttaaagaaaatctaccatcaaaatcaagcatgataaaccaggagtatTTATTCATAGATCCACCTGATCCATTTATATCTGACTACATCAAAAAACAAGTTACAAAATCCAGTTAGACACaattgtagaaaaaaatgtaatttgtttgTGTTTCTAACCAGGCTTTGACTACCTTACAGGTTATAAGGCCAATCCCCTAATGTGCCCCTGACTAAGAAGGATCCCCATTCCCTCCAAGATTAGTGTGGGATGGGGTACCCTCTCTATACTTCATGCAGCATCTCAACTTTCCCATATATtcatacacacaacatatatatatatattgatagagTATATAAGgccacatttatttttatattttgcaggtGCATTGCATGATTGTGGAGACATAAAGATGCAGCGTTTTGCCAACCAGTATTACACTTTCGCAGACTCTAGCTCTCAATCTCTATTATATGGGAACCTATAGCATCTTGCTGCTGCCTGAGACCTGTGGCTGTGTCTGGCTCACAGAACTAAGTTAGCCGATGTGGAAAAGGTATGGGTAAAAACCAAgtatttgaaatttgaaaatggtTTAAGgtagtatttgcatgtagctgtAGAGTGGTGGTCTCCAATTACAAATTTTACAGGTGAACCTAACCTCAACACTGTACCCATCTCCATGGacctgaaaaattaaaaaaaacagaagaaaatgtGAAGTTGAAATTGCAATCAGTGTTGTGAATAATAAATGCACTACAGGCAAAATAGTGTAGAGTAAAATAAAAAGCATCCATTTCATTAGAAAAGAATTCTATTCTCTGAACAATGTTAAGAATAAGATTGTCCATGCTATTTGGGATTCTATGCTGGTCAACGTATTGAGTTATTGACTGAAACTTCATGTGTTCATTTCATGGTAAGATGGATGTTAAAATGAATGTCAAAACGATACAATTGTTCCCTTTTTTATACAGTTCCATATTGTAATTCTACTTCTCTTAAACTGATGGGACAATCATTATTACTTGCTTTATCCCCAACATCGCTGTGACAGA contains the following coding sequences:
- the SST gene encoding somatostatin — encoded protein: MQSCRVRCALTLLSLALAVSSISAAPTDPRLRQFLQKSLAAAGKQELAKYFLAELLSEPSQTENEALESDDLPRAEQDEVRLELERSANSSPALAPRERKAGCKNFFWKTFTSC